From the genome of Leptodactylus fuscus isolate aLepFus1 chromosome 1, aLepFus1.hap2, whole genome shotgun sequence, one region includes:
- the PPTC7 gene encoding protein phosphatase PTC7 homolog: protein MFSVLSYGRLVARAVLGGLSQTDSRDYSLVTASCGFGKDARKGILKKGMCYGDDACFIARHRTADVLGVADGVGGWRDYGVDPSQFSETLMRTCERLVKEGRFVPTNPVGILTSSYCELLQNKVPLLGSSTACLVVLDRRSHRLHTANLGDSGFLVVRAGEVVHRSDEQQHYFNTPFQLSIAPPEAEGVVLSDSPDAADSSSFDVQLGDIILTATDGLFDNMPDYMILQELKKLKNSNYESIQQTARSIAEQAHDLAYDPNYMSPFAQFACDYGLNVRGGKPDDITVLLSIVAEYTD from the exons ATGTTCTCGGTTCTGTCGTACGGCAGGTTGGTGGCCAGAGCCGTACTAGGCGGTCTCTCGCAGACGGACTCCCGAGACTACAGCCTGGTGACTGCCAGCTGCGGATTTGGCAAAGATGCCAGGAAGGGGATCCTGAAGAAGGGGATGTGCTACGGGGACGACGCGTGCTTTATAGCCCGGCACCGGACGGCGGATGTGCTGG GTGTGGCTGATGGAGTCGGTGGATGGAGAGACTATGGAGTTGACCCTTCTCAGTTTTCAGAGACTCTTATGCGTACTTGTGAACGTTTAGTTAAAGAAGGACGGTTTGTGCCAACAAATCCTGTTGGGATCCTCACCTCAAGTTACTGTGAGCTGCTCCAAAACAAAGTACCTTTACTAG GAAGCAGCACTGCCTGCTTAGTAGTTCTGGATAGAAGAAGTCATCGTTTACACACAGCAAACTTAGGTGATTCTGGTTTCTTAGTGGTAAGAGCAGGAGAAGTAGTGCATCGGTCAGATGAGCAGCAGCATTACTTCAACACTCCATTCCAGTTGTCAATAGCGCCTCCTGAAGCTGAAGGAGTGGTCCTCAGTGACAG TCCGGATGCTGCAGACAGTAGTTCATTTGATGTTCAGCTCGGTGATATTATTCTAACAGCAACTGATGGACTCTTTGACAATATGCCAGATTACATGATTCTTCAGGAGTTGAAAAAGTTAAAG AATTCAAACTATGAAAGTATACAGCAGACGGCACGCAGCATTGCAGAGCAAGCTCATGACCTGGCATACGATCCCAATTATATGTCACCATTTGCACAGTTTGCATGCGACTATGGATTGAATGTCAGAG GAGGAAAACCAGATGACATCACTGTTCTTCTGTCAATTGTAGCTGAATATACGGACTAA